In the Dioscorea cayenensis subsp. rotundata cultivar TDr96_F1 chromosome 12, TDr96_F1_v2_PseudoChromosome.rev07_lg8_w22 25.fasta, whole genome shotgun sequence genome, one interval contains:
- the LOC120273166 gene encoding uncharacterized protein LOC120273166: MVEKFLARYFPPSKAARLRQEISSFRQGDSETLFEAHERFKDLLRKCPHHGFPPWMRVQMLCNGLNYATRQLIDAAAGGSLSNKLPEEAEELIENMSSNECHWSTRQKPPRAAGLYEVNESTALAAKIDALTKHIAEQNSKHDALARIVDQLRLVSSSGSKAVLSCDTCGAGHAISQCPIFVAPSPHVETVDYVGGGPRGPGNQFGNTYNYGWRGSSNPSWNQGQSQYKPPPFQGNQYHAPPPQGKKLSTEDILARFMLVTEARFAQNEKKLDEFGAVLKNVQASIQSLENQVG; the protein is encoded by the coding sequence atggtcgAGAAGTTCCTAGCacgatattttcctccaagcaaGGCTGCAAGATTGAGACAGGAGATATCGTCTTTCAGGCAAGGTGATAGTGAGACACTATTTGAAGCCCATGAACGATTTAAGGATCTTCTTCGCAAGTGTCCTCATCACGGCTTCCCTCCATGGATGAGAGTACAGATGTTGTGTAACGGGCTGAACTATGCTACTAGGCAGCTTATTGATGCAGCGGCAGGTGGTTCTTTAAGCAACAAGCTTCCTGAAGAGGCCGAGGAATTAATTGAGAATATGTCCAGCAACGAGTGTCATTGGAGCACTAGACAGAAGCCTCCAAGGGCTGCAGGGCTGTATGAGGTGAATGAATCCACAGCATTGGCTGCGAAGATTGATGCCTTGACGAAGCATATCGCTGAGCAGAATTCGAAGCATGATGCCCTAGCACGAATAGTTGACCAGCTCAGGTTGGTGTCCAGTTCGGGTTCCAAGGCCGTTTTGTCATGTGACACTTGTGGGGCTGGGCATGCAATATCACAATGTCCTATTTTTGTTGCCCCATCACCTCATGTAGAaacagttgattatgttgggggtGGACCACGAGGACCAGGGAACCAATTTGGTAACACTTACAATTATGGTTGGAGAGGCTCGTCAAATCCCTCTTGGAATCAAGGCCAATCTCAGTACAAGCCTCCACCATTTCAGGGAAACCAATACCATGCCCCTCCTCCACAAGGGAAGAAACTCTCCACGGAGGATATATTGGCAAGATTCATGCTTGTCACGGAGGCACGTTTTGCGCagaatgaaaagaaacttgatgaatTCGGTGCCGTACTGAAAAATGTTCAAGCGTCCATCCAATCTCTAGAAAACCAAGTGGGATAG